Proteins encoded together in one Microcebus murinus isolate Inina chromosome 18, M.murinus_Inina_mat1.0, whole genome shotgun sequence window:
- the LOC105878908 gene encoding CMRF35-like molecule 1 isoform X2 produces the protein MHLPTLFLLLFWLSGYSTAENRLTGPGAARGPERGSLTVQCRYEPGWENYRKWWCRGAHFRSCRILVMTTGSEQEVKKDRVSIRDRHKNHTFTVTMEELRRDDADTYWCGMERTGIDPGVRVEVTIDPALVTLEKTASSPMVTSYQSGNRPGIMKLSVLLPLIFAILLLLLVAVSLLAWRMVKRRKNASGLPPEQVSQPLEDELCYANLTLQRTGTSRSSSGKKACTEPSSSAQEEVEYVTMAPFPREEVSYASLTLGDLDQEATYSNTGQLTTHIPGASHEDPTEYSTLRSP, from the exons GCTACTCCACTGCTGAGAATCGACTCACTGGTCCAGGAGCAGCAAGAGGCCCGGAGCGGGGCTCACTGACCGTGCAGTGTCGTTATGAGCCAGGCTGGGAAAACTACAGGAAGTGGTGGTGTCGAGGCGCTCATTTTCGCAGCTGCAGGATCCTTGTCATGACCACTGGATCGGAGCAGGAGGTGAAGAAGGACCGTGTGTCCATCAGGGACAGACACAAAAACCACACGTTCACGGTGACCATGGAGGAGCTCAGGAGAGATGACGCTGACACTTACTGGTGTGGGATGGAGAGAACCGGAATTGACCCTGGGGTCCGAGTTGAGGTGACCATTGACCCAG CACTGGTCACCCTGGAAAAGACTGCCAGCTCCCCGATGGTGACCAGCTATCAGTCTGGTAACAG GCCCGGCATCATGAAGCTCAGCGTCCTCCTTCCCCTCATCTTTGCCATATTGCTGCTTCTCTTGGTGGCCGTCTCGCTCCTGGCTTGGAGGATGGTGAAACGCAGGAAGAACG catCTGGGTTACCTCCAGAGCAG GTGTCACAGCCCCTGGAGGATGAACTCTGCTATGCAAACCTGACCCTGCAGAGGACAGGAACCTCCCGCAGCTCCTCCGGGAAAAAGGCCTGCACAgagccctcctcctctgcccaggaGGAAGTGGAATATGTCACCATG GCCCCCTTTCCGAGGGAGGAAGTTTCCTACGCATCTCTGACTCTGGGCGACTTGGATCAGGAGGCGACCTACAGCAACACCGGCCAGCTCACCACCCACATCCCCGGCGCGAGCCACGAGGACCCCACGGAGTACAGCACCCTCAGGAGTCCTTAG
- the LOC105878908 gene encoding CMRF35-like molecule 1 isoform X3, producing the protein MHLPTLFLLLFWLSGYSTAENRLTGPGAARGPERGSLTVQCRYEPGWENYRKWWCRGAHFRSCRILVMTTGSEQEVKKDRVSIRDRHKNHTFTVTMEELRRDDADTYWCGMERTGIDPGVRVEVTIDPEPPGVKVPRPQTTDLQVTRPGIMKLSVLLPLIFAILLLLLVAVSLLAWRMVKRRKNASGLPPEQVSQPLEDELCYANLTLQRTGTSRSSSGKKACTEPSSSAQEEVEYVTMAPFPREEVSYASLTLGDLDQEATYSNTGQLTTHIPGASHEDPTEYSTLRSP; encoded by the exons GCTACTCCACTGCTGAGAATCGACTCACTGGTCCAGGAGCAGCAAGAGGCCCGGAGCGGGGCTCACTGACCGTGCAGTGTCGTTATGAGCCAGGCTGGGAAAACTACAGGAAGTGGTGGTGTCGAGGCGCTCATTTTCGCAGCTGCAGGATCCTTGTCATGACCACTGGATCGGAGCAGGAGGTGAAGAAGGACCGTGTGTCCATCAGGGACAGACACAAAAACCACACGTTCACGGTGACCATGGAGGAGCTCAGGAGAGATGACGCTGACACTTACTGGTGTGGGATGGAGAGAACCGGAATTGACCCTGGGGTCCGAGTTGAGGTGACCATTGACCCAG AGCCCCCAGGAGTGAAGGTTCCCAGGCCGCAAACCACAGACCTTCAGGTCACGAG GCCCGGCATCATGAAGCTCAGCGTCCTCCTTCCCCTCATCTTTGCCATATTGCTGCTTCTCTTGGTGGCCGTCTCGCTCCTGGCTTGGAGGATGGTGAAACGCAGGAAGAACG catCTGGGTTACCTCCAGAGCAG GTGTCACAGCCCCTGGAGGATGAACTCTGCTATGCAAACCTGACCCTGCAGAGGACAGGAACCTCCCGCAGCTCCTCCGGGAAAAAGGCCTGCACAgagccctcctcctctgcccaggaGGAAGTGGAATATGTCACCATG GCCCCCTTTCCGAGGGAGGAAGTTTCCTACGCATCTCTGACTCTGGGCGACTTGGATCAGGAGGCGACCTACAGCAACACCGGCCAGCTCACCACCCACATCCCCGGCGCGAGCCACGAGGACCCCACGGAGTACAGCACCCTCAGGAGTCCTTAG
- the LOC105878908 gene encoding CMRF35-like molecule 1 isoform X1: protein MHLPTLFLLLFWLSGYSTAENRLTGPGAARGPERGSLTVQCRYEPGWENYRKWWCRGAHFRSCRILVMTTGSEQEVKKDRVSIRDRHKNHTFTVTMEELRRDDADTYWCGMERTGIDPGVRVEVTIDPATTTVSTAAPTTNTFTALVTLEKTASSPMVTSYQSGNRPGIMKLSVLLPLIFAILLLLLVAVSLLAWRMVKRRKNASGLPPEQVSQPLEDELCYANLTLQRTGTSRSSSGKKACTEPSSSAQEEVEYVTMAPFPREEVSYASLTLGDLDQEATYSNTGQLTTHIPGASHEDPTEYSTLRSP, encoded by the exons GCTACTCCACTGCTGAGAATCGACTCACTGGTCCAGGAGCAGCAAGAGGCCCGGAGCGGGGCTCACTGACCGTGCAGTGTCGTTATGAGCCAGGCTGGGAAAACTACAGGAAGTGGTGGTGTCGAGGCGCTCATTTTCGCAGCTGCAGGATCCTTGTCATGACCACTGGATCGGAGCAGGAGGTGAAGAAGGACCGTGTGTCCATCAGGGACAGACACAAAAACCACACGTTCACGGTGACCATGGAGGAGCTCAGGAGAGATGACGCTGACACTTACTGGTGTGGGATGGAGAGAACCGGAATTGACCCTGGGGTCCGAGTTGAGGTGACCATTGACCCAG CAACAACTACAGTGTCGACCGCCGCCCCCACCACCAACACGTTTACAGCACTGGTCACCCTGGAAAAGACTGCCAGCTCCCCGATGGTGACCAGCTATCAGTCTGGTAACAG GCCCGGCATCATGAAGCTCAGCGTCCTCCTTCCCCTCATCTTTGCCATATTGCTGCTTCTCTTGGTGGCCGTCTCGCTCCTGGCTTGGAGGATGGTGAAACGCAGGAAGAACG catCTGGGTTACCTCCAGAGCAG GTGTCACAGCCCCTGGAGGATGAACTCTGCTATGCAAACCTGACCCTGCAGAGGACAGGAACCTCCCGCAGCTCCTCCGGGAAAAAGGCCTGCACAgagccctcctcctctgcccaggaGGAAGTGGAATATGTCACCATG GCCCCCTTTCCGAGGGAGGAAGTTTCCTACGCATCTCTGACTCTGGGCGACTTGGATCAGGAGGCGACCTACAGCAACACCGGCCAGCTCACCACCCACATCCCCGGCGCGAGCCACGAGGACCCCACGGAGTACAGCACCCTCAGGAGTCCTTAG
- the LOC105878908 gene encoding CMRF35-like molecule 1 isoform X8, with amino-acid sequence MKLSVLLPLIFAILLLLLVAVSLLAWRMVKRRKNASGLPPEQVSQPLEDELCYANLTLQRTGTSRSSSGKKACTEPSSSAQEEVEYVTMAPFPREEVSYASLTLGDLDQEATYSNTGQLTTHIPGASHEDPTEYSTLRSP; translated from the exons ATGAAGCTCAGCGTCCTCCTTCCCCTCATCTTTGCCATATTGCTGCTTCTCTTGGTGGCCGTCTCGCTCCTGGCTTGGAGGATGGTGAAACGCAGGAAGAACG catCTGGGTTACCTCCAGAGCAG GTGTCACAGCCCCTGGAGGATGAACTCTGCTATGCAAACCTGACCCTGCAGAGGACAGGAACCTCCCGCAGCTCCTCCGGGAAAAAGGCCTGCACAgagccctcctcctctgcccaggaGGAAGTGGAATATGTCACCATG GCCCCCTTTCCGAGGGAGGAAGTTTCCTACGCATCTCTGACTCTGGGCGACTTGGATCAGGAGGCGACCTACAGCAACACCGGCCAGCTCACCACCCACATCCCCGGCGCGAGCCACGAGGACCCCACGGAGTACAGCACCCTCAGGAGTCCTTAG
- the LOC105878908 gene encoding CMRF35-like molecule 5 isoform X6 — protein MHLPTLFLLLFWLSGYSTAENRLTGPGAARGPERGSLTVQCRYEPGWENYRKWWCRGAHFRSCRILVMTTGSEQEVKKDRVSIRDRHKNHTFTVTMEELRRDDADTYWCGMERTGIDPGVRVEVTIDPATTTVSTAAPTTNTFTALVTLEKTASSPMVTSYQSGNRAPRSEGSQAANHRPSGHEARHHEAQRPPSPHLCHIAASLGGRLAPGLEDGETQEERIWVTSRAGVTAPGG, from the exons GCTACTCCACTGCTGAGAATCGACTCACTGGTCCAGGAGCAGCAAGAGGCCCGGAGCGGGGCTCACTGACCGTGCAGTGTCGTTATGAGCCAGGCTGGGAAAACTACAGGAAGTGGTGGTGTCGAGGCGCTCATTTTCGCAGCTGCAGGATCCTTGTCATGACCACTGGATCGGAGCAGGAGGTGAAGAAGGACCGTGTGTCCATCAGGGACAGACACAAAAACCACACGTTCACGGTGACCATGGAGGAGCTCAGGAGAGATGACGCTGACACTTACTGGTGTGGGATGGAGAGAACCGGAATTGACCCTGGGGTCCGAGTTGAGGTGACCATTGACCCAG CAACAACTACAGTGTCGACCGCCGCCCCCACCACCAACACGTTTACAGCACTGGTCACCCTGGAAAAGACTGCCAGCTCCCCGATGGTGACCAGCTATCAGTCTGGTAACAG AGCCCCCAGGAGTGAAGGTTCCCAGGCCGCAAACCACAGACCTTCAGGTCACGAG GCCCGGCATCATGAAGCTCAGCGTCCTCCTTCCCCTCATCTTTGCCATATTGCTGCTTCTCTTGGTGGCCGTCTCGCTCCTGGCTTGGAGGATGGTGAAACGCAGGAAGAACG catCTGGGTTACCTCCAGAGCAG GTGTCACAGCCCCTGGAGGATGA
- the LOC105878908 gene encoding CMRF35-like molecule 1 isoform X7, which yields MHLPTLFLLLFWLSGYSTAENRLTGPGAARGPERGSLTVQCRYEPGWENYRKWWCRGAHFRSCRILVMTTGSEQEVKKDRVSIRDRHKNHTFTVTMEELRRDDADTYWCGMERTGIDPGVRVEVTIDPALVTLEKTASSPMVTSYQSGNRAPRSEGSQAANHRPSGHEARHHEAQRPPSPHLCHIAASLGGRLAPGLEDGETQEERIWVTSRAGVTAPGG from the exons GCTACTCCACTGCTGAGAATCGACTCACTGGTCCAGGAGCAGCAAGAGGCCCGGAGCGGGGCTCACTGACCGTGCAGTGTCGTTATGAGCCAGGCTGGGAAAACTACAGGAAGTGGTGGTGTCGAGGCGCTCATTTTCGCAGCTGCAGGATCCTTGTCATGACCACTGGATCGGAGCAGGAGGTGAAGAAGGACCGTGTGTCCATCAGGGACAGACACAAAAACCACACGTTCACGGTGACCATGGAGGAGCTCAGGAGAGATGACGCTGACACTTACTGGTGTGGGATGGAGAGAACCGGAATTGACCCTGGGGTCCGAGTTGAGGTGACCATTGACCCAG CACTGGTCACCCTGGAAAAGACTGCCAGCTCCCCGATGGTGACCAGCTATCAGTCTGGTAACAG AGCCCCCAGGAGTGAAGGTTCCCAGGCCGCAAACCACAGACCTTCAGGTCACGAG GCCCGGCATCATGAAGCTCAGCGTCCTCCTTCCCCTCATCTTTGCCATATTGCTGCTTCTCTTGGTGGCCGTCTCGCTCCTGGCTTGGAGGATGGTGAAACGCAGGAAGAACG catCTGGGTTACCTCCAGAGCAG GTGTCACAGCCCCTGGAGGATGA